The proteins below are encoded in one region of Aquisphaera giovannonii:
- a CDS encoding Gfo/Idh/MocA family protein translates to MPDRIKYGIVGVKGVGSLHVKAIEALGRAELTAVADVDAAAGQAVALASGCKFFEDPREMFRSGGLDAASICTPHPSHADLSIDALACGLHVLVEKPIAASVLEADRMAAAARAAGRKLGVVFQRRWDALVVRALGLMQAHRLGDVLRVSLTATALRTMAYYRAASWRGTWAGEGGGAVLNQGSHDLDLYQLLAGMPRSLFARCETRLHAIEVEDSAAAVAVHPDGSLGTIQINTIEAPGRFSLEIAGDRGTLLLDRDRLTLFEHGTPVREFARTSKDWWSSPESIATHHERPADGTGDGTHLRAISAFVDAILADGPPPVDAEQAIRSLELSNAMRLSSALGRPVTLPLDREAYRTFLERESAR, encoded by the coding sequence ATGCCCGATCGGATCAAGTACGGAATCGTCGGCGTCAAGGGCGTCGGGTCGCTCCACGTGAAGGCGATCGAGGCCCTCGGTCGTGCCGAGCTGACGGCGGTCGCGGACGTCGATGCGGCCGCCGGCCAGGCCGTGGCGCTCGCCAGCGGCTGCAAGTTCTTCGAGGATCCGCGCGAGATGTTCCGCTCGGGCGGGCTGGATGCGGCCTCGATCTGCACGCCCCATCCTTCCCATGCCGATCTCAGCATCGATGCGCTGGCGTGCGGGCTGCACGTCCTGGTCGAGAAGCCGATCGCCGCCAGCGTCCTGGAGGCCGATCGGATGGCGGCGGCGGCCCGGGCGGCCGGGAGGAAGCTCGGCGTGGTCTTCCAGCGCCGATGGGACGCGCTCGTGGTCCGCGCGCTGGGCCTCATGCAGGCGCACCGCCTGGGGGACGTGCTCCGCGTCTCGCTCACGGCGACCGCCCTGCGGACCATGGCGTATTACCGGGCCGCGAGCTGGCGGGGGACGTGGGCCGGCGAAGGGGGCGGCGCCGTGCTCAATCAGGGGTCGCACGACCTCGACCTGTATCAGTTGCTGGCCGGCATGCCGCGGAGCCTGTTCGCCCGCTGCGAGACCCGGCTCCACGCGATCGAGGTGGAGGACTCGGCGGCGGCCGTCGCCGTCCACCCCGATGGGTCGCTCGGCACGATCCAGATCAACACCATCGAAGCCCCCGGGCGATTCTCGCTGGAGATCGCCGGAGACCGCGGGACGCTCCTCCTGGACAGGGACCGGCTGACCCTCTTCGAGCACGGGACGCCCGTGCGTGAGTTCGCACGGACCTCGAAGGACTGGTGGTCGAGTCCCGAATCGATCGCGACGCATCACGAGCGGCCCGCCGACGGCACGGGGGACGGGACTCATCTCCGGGCCATCTCCGCGTTCGTGGACGCGATCCTCGCCGACGGCCCGCCGCCCGTCGATGCGGAGCAGGCGATCCGATCGCTGGAGCTCTCGAACGCGATGCGGCTCTCGTCCGCGCTGGGGAGGCCGGTCACGCTCCCCCTCGATCGCGAGGCGTATCGCACGTTCCTCGAACGCGAATCAGCCCGATGA
- a CDS encoding radical SAM protein has protein sequence MPANGRRDSPAEGRGLIRAEACEVNLAHHCNLACRGCFHLSPILPKRYADPVELRTKLSWLARCYRAGSLRLIGGEPLLHPDIPAVIAAVRESGVSSRLVVVTNGLLLGRMPDAFWAGVDKVRISSYPGKAMPGALLRECRRKAIRFGVDLRLALCPEFREPFSIPGTEDAGLVGRIYRTCLHAHVWQCHTVDAGYFYKCPQSRFIPAALPDATFSPQEDGIPIEDSPEFAGAVRSYLGSPVPLKSCRHCLGSVGKKFDHELVERSTWARRQDRPVEDLVDLECLARLEARPSSDPGYGGAVYHLNRLRDYLRHLIAQRSLGAVAAALMPRLRRRHSPERTPPVAPSSG, from the coding sequence TTGCCCGCGAACGGCCGCCGAGACTCGCCCGCCGAGGGACGCGGGCTCATCCGCGCGGAGGCCTGCGAGGTCAACCTGGCGCATCACTGCAACCTCGCCTGCCGGGGATGCTTCCACCTCTCCCCGATCCTGCCGAAACGCTACGCGGATCCCGTGGAGCTGCGGACGAAGCTCTCCTGGCTGGCGAGGTGCTATCGGGCCGGGAGCCTCCGCCTCATCGGCGGCGAGCCGCTCCTGCATCCGGACATCCCGGCCGTGATCGCCGCGGTGCGCGAGTCCGGCGTCTCCAGCCGGCTGGTCGTGGTGACCAACGGCCTGCTGCTGGGCAGGATGCCGGACGCCTTCTGGGCGGGCGTGGACAAGGTCCGGATCTCCAGTTATCCGGGCAAGGCGATGCCCGGCGCACTGCTCCGGGAATGCCGGCGCAAGGCGATCCGGTTCGGGGTCGACCTCCGACTCGCCCTCTGCCCGGAATTCCGGGAACCGTTCTCCATCCCCGGGACCGAGGACGCCGGGCTCGTCGGCCGGATCTATCGGACCTGCCTGCACGCCCACGTCTGGCAATGCCACACCGTGGATGCGGGGTATTTCTACAAGTGCCCCCAGAGCCGCTTCATCCCGGCCGCCTTGCCCGACGCGACGTTCTCGCCGCAGGAGGACGGGATCCCGATCGAGGACTCCCCCGAGTTCGCCGGGGCTGTCCGCTCCTACCTCGGGTCGCCGGTCCCCCTGAAGTCTTGCCGCCACTGCCTGGGCAGCGTGGGGAAGAAGTTCGACCACGAGCTCGTGGAGCGTTCGACCTGGGCCCGGCGGCAGGACCGGCCGGTCGAGGACCTGGTGGACCTCGAATGCCTCGCCCGACTCGAGGCCCGCCCCTCCTCCGATCCCGGCTATGGCGGGGCGGTCTATCACCTGAATCGCCTCCGGGATTACCTGCGCCACCTCATCGCGCAGCGGTCGCTCGGGGCCGTCGCCGCGGCCCTCATGCCCCGGCTGCGGCGGCGGCATTCCCCCGAGCGGACGCCTCCGGTCGCCCCATCATCGGGCTGA
- a CDS encoding FkbM family methyltransferase yields MPTSYSYAGEDLVALELLGDTRGTYLDIGANHPTKANNTYLFYELGWSGVCVEPVPRLAVALARSRPRDLVLELAASDRDGRMTLHEPAGASGLATLCPGVAHDLERDHYRLASYEVEVRTLRSVAAEWRLGPPDLISLDVEGHERQVLDGTPFDAWRPRVLIIESTVPRTQVPSEASWEPPLLRLGYRLHAQVGINRIYSAIP; encoded by the coding sequence ATGCCGACGTCGTACTCCTATGCCGGGGAAGACCTCGTCGCCCTCGAACTCCTCGGGGACACGCGGGGCACGTACCTGGACATCGGGGCCAATCATCCGACCAAGGCGAACAACACCTACCTCTTCTACGAGCTCGGCTGGAGCGGGGTCTGCGTGGAGCCCGTGCCGCGCCTGGCCGTCGCGCTCGCCAGGTCGCGCCCCCGCGACCTGGTCCTGGAGCTCGCGGCCTCCGATCGCGACGGCCGAATGACGCTGCACGAGCCCGCGGGCGCCTCCGGCCTCGCGACGCTCTGCCCGGGCGTGGCCCACGACCTCGAACGCGACCATTACCGCCTCGCGTCCTACGAGGTCGAGGTCCGGACCCTGCGGAGCGTGGCGGCCGAATGGAGGCTCGGACCGCCCGACCTGATCTCCCTGGACGTCGAGGGGCACGAGCGGCAGGTCCTGGACGGGACGCCCTTCGATGCCTGGCGTCCGCGGGTCCTCATCATCGAGTCCACGGTGCCGAGGACGCAGGTCCCGTCGGAGGCGTCCTGGGAACCCCCGCTGCTACGCCTGGGTTACCGGCTCCATGCCCAGGTCGGGATCAACCGGATCTATTCGGCGATTCCCTGA
- a CDS encoding glycosyltransferase family protein, protein MDFVALAVFTFCLAIGARNSIRVIRSIRWIRREAARPLGAGSPDVEFVILLPLLRETTLVARLIRRMAAMRYVPGRLRFVLVTTSREDDAAGPTTRDAVARDLLSFRDERFVHVHCDDGTDTCKADQLNFALRALGLQDCRRDDLFVGVYDADSTPDPRTLLYLVDRFLEDRSRDAFQQVPFYFHNTDDLPGGLRGLYLRSRPVHNALFALSVEVPGMRSQVRVVDLPCGSPSRVVRGWLSHALGHGQFFRIDLLHRLGGFRPPSCDTQFGHALAFAGVALRPHPMLDVGETPDSVRVLMKQGVVWFNSVNTFWRTKRFVDSLRPENRCEAASWFMMARLVHSNIAWACYPIVYLACLAWSLLAAKPGLTAYGLACWGVYLVPVAIILGSFRLWGDLTRDYAPVHGFSRLTSLGVLLMFGVEKLGSCVSPWIWAAYRLRQLVAGRPIPLRKTERSPSLSRLGETE, encoded by the coding sequence ATGGATTTCGTCGCGCTGGCGGTCTTCACGTTCTGCCTGGCCATCGGCGCCCGGAACTCGATTCGAGTGATCCGATCGATCCGCTGGATCCGGCGCGAGGCGGCACGCCCCCTGGGGGCCGGGTCGCCCGATGTCGAGTTCGTGATCCTGCTCCCGCTGCTCCGGGAGACGACCCTGGTCGCGAGGCTCATCCGGCGAATGGCGGCCATGCGTTACGTGCCCGGGCGGCTCAGGTTTGTCCTCGTGACGACGTCGCGCGAGGACGATGCGGCGGGGCCGACGACCCGCGACGCGGTCGCGAGGGATCTCCTGTCGTTCCGGGACGAGCGCTTCGTCCATGTCCATTGCGACGACGGGACTGACACCTGCAAGGCGGACCAGCTCAACTTCGCCCTCCGGGCGCTGGGCCTCCAGGATTGCCGGCGCGACGACCTGTTCGTGGGGGTCTACGACGCGGATTCGACGCCGGACCCGCGCACCCTCTTGTATCTCGTCGACCGGTTCCTCGAGGATCGTTCGCGGGACGCGTTCCAGCAGGTGCCCTTCTACTTCCACAACACGGATGACCTGCCCGGCGGCCTGCGCGGGCTGTACCTGCGGAGCCGGCCCGTGCACAATGCCCTCTTCGCGCTCAGCGTCGAGGTCCCGGGCATGCGGTCCCAGGTCCGGGTCGTGGACCTCCCGTGCGGTTCCCCCTCGCGCGTCGTCCGGGGATGGCTCTCGCATGCCCTCGGGCACGGGCAGTTCTTCCGGATCGACCTGCTGCACCGCCTGGGCGGGTTCCGCCCGCCGAGCTGCGACACCCAGTTCGGCCATGCGCTCGCCTTCGCCGGCGTCGCGCTCCGGCCCCACCCGATGCTGGACGTCGGCGAGACGCCGGATTCGGTGCGGGTGCTCATGAAGCAGGGGGTCGTCTGGTTCAACTCCGTCAACACGTTCTGGCGGACGAAGCGGTTCGTCGACTCCCTGCGGCCCGAGAACCGCTGCGAGGCGGCCTCCTGGTTCATGATGGCCAGGTTGGTCCACAGCAACATCGCCTGGGCCTGCTATCCGATCGTCTATCTCGCGTGCCTGGCCTGGTCCCTGCTGGCCGCGAAGCCCGGGCTGACGGCCTATGGGCTGGCCTGCTGGGGCGTGTACCTGGTCCCCGTGGCGATCATCCTGGGGAGCTTCCGCCTCTGGGGTGACCTGACGCGGGACTATGCCCCGGTCCATGGCTTCTCCCGGCTGACCTCGCTGGGAGTCCTGCTGATGTTCGGGGTGGAGAAGCTCGGCTCCTGCGTGAGCCCCTGGATCTGGGCCGCCTACCGGCTGCGGCAACTGGTGGCGGGCAGGCCGATCCCCCTCAGGAAGACCGAGCGGTCCCCTTCCCTCTCCCGGCTGGGGGAAACGGAGTGA
- a CDS encoding glycosyltransferase encodes MRIAYILYGVTTPTRAHNLQTVHTVNSLVDRGVDVWFIAPELGLPSPREGGVPPADGPADPFSAANLPRSRTRLIRAGRLFDRHRRITPRGRFWSLFLDRSLFAIRAAWHLMRDRVTIVVTRDVIACYWLKVLSPVLRIPVVYELHTLERVMFDAEDRPPSGGDPIDASIRRAVESAAAADFAGHQDDDSAAGRAYKRTLAAIESRAIGGADVVLTITRAAEERLRRDGRAGAIHVVPSGHPPDGRGGVERDPGLRPGLGLPRGRKVLIHAGLSLNGKGIDLIFSMARHLAGDCVVLILGGEPFQVGALEELRDSLGLGSRLMLRPRVAQPDVARYLAACDAGLLLYPRTSYLAEFSSPLKLFEYLGSGLPVIATGLPALREVITDDENGMLVPDDDPAAIAAAIDALMRDDRRLRRLGEAALRTAGAYTFAERARRIEEVLLSQGIGRGGSCT; translated from the coding sequence ATGAGAATCGCGTACATCCTGTATGGCGTGACGACCCCGACGCGGGCGCACAACCTCCAGACCGTCCACACGGTCAATTCCCTCGTCGACCGGGGCGTCGACGTTTGGTTCATCGCCCCCGAGCTGGGCCTGCCCTCGCCGCGCGAGGGCGGTGTCCCGCCCGCAGACGGACCGGCCGATCCCTTTTCCGCGGCCAACCTGCCCCGCAGTCGGACGAGGCTGATCCGCGCGGGGAGGCTCTTCGACCGGCACCGGCGGATCACGCCCCGAGGGCGGTTCTGGTCGCTCTTCCTGGACCGTTCGCTCTTCGCGATCCGCGCGGCCTGGCACCTCATGAGGGACCGCGTGACGATCGTCGTCACGCGGGATGTCATCGCCTGCTACTGGCTCAAGGTGCTCTCGCCGGTCCTGCGGATTCCCGTCGTCTACGAACTGCACACGCTCGAGCGCGTCATGTTCGACGCCGAGGATCGCCCCCCGAGCGGCGGCGACCCGATCGACGCGTCGATCCGGCGGGCCGTCGAGTCGGCCGCGGCGGCCGACTTCGCGGGCCACCAGGACGACGATTCGGCGGCGGGCCGGGCCTACAAGCGGACCCTGGCGGCGATCGAATCCCGCGCGATCGGGGGGGCGGACGTCGTCCTGACCATCACCCGCGCGGCGGAGGAGAGGCTCCGTCGCGACGGCCGGGCCGGGGCCATCCATGTCGTCCCGAGCGGCCATCCCCCGGATGGGCGTGGGGGCGTTGAGAGGGATCCGGGCCTGCGCCCGGGCCTCGGGCTCCCGCGGGGCCGCAAGGTCCTGATCCACGCCGGGCTGTCGCTGAACGGCAAGGGGATCGACCTCATCTTCTCGATGGCTCGCCACCTGGCCGGCGACTGCGTGGTGCTGATCCTGGGCGGGGAGCCTTTCCAGGTCGGTGCGCTCGAGGAACTCCGCGATTCCCTGGGCCTGGGATCCCGGCTCATGCTGCGGCCTCGCGTCGCCCAGCCCGACGTGGCCCGTTACCTTGCGGCCTGCGACGCCGGCCTGCTACTGTACCCGAGGACGTCCTATCTGGCGGAATTCTCGTCCCCGCTGAAGCTCTTCGAGTACCTGGGCAGCGGGCTGCCGGTGATCGCGACCGGCCTCCCGGCGCTCCGGGAGGTGATCACCGACGATGAGAACGGGATGCTCGTCCCCGACGACGACCCGGCGGCCATCGCGGCGGCGATCGACGCCCTGATGCGGGACGATCGCCGGCTGAGGCGGCTCGGCGAGGCGGCCCTGCGGACGGCCGGGGCCTACACCTTCGCCGAGCGGGCCCGCCGGATCGAGGAGGTCCTGCTCTCCCAGGGAATCGGCCGGGGGGGATCATGTACCTGA
- a CDS encoding radical SAM/SPASM domain-containing protein, producing the protein MYLNITTTAGCRGRCVFCPQDRFWAAMAGRPALLTPEELTALLPNLRGTRFRAFAFGGFSEPFDNPEILELFEITAAQDFVDATWVHTTGEALDPEMVARISRIRFDVFDVSCQGSGPGPHAKARPFIDEDRVMGNVHHLLRNRENIRQLTISVSGPFMPEAQVEDLRRACERHGAHLDRRDLHDRAGLLKVGRRRTAVGGPFRCGKHDFRKPVLLPGGDLSLCCQDFALEHIIGNLHAMTFARILEESPLRRRVLSVADGVATDDGLSCYRCEFCIPTRVAAPQPD; encoded by the coding sequence ATGTACCTGAACATCACCACGACCGCGGGATGCCGGGGACGCTGCGTCTTCTGCCCCCAGGACCGATTCTGGGCGGCGATGGCGGGGCGGCCCGCCCTCCTGACCCCGGAGGAGCTGACGGCGCTGCTGCCGAATCTGAGGGGCACGCGGTTCAGGGCCTTCGCGTTCGGGGGCTTCAGCGAGCCGTTCGACAATCCGGAGATCCTCGAGCTCTTCGAGATCACCGCGGCCCAGGACTTCGTCGATGCCACCTGGGTGCACACCACCGGGGAGGCGCTCGACCCGGAGATGGTCGCGCGGATATCCCGGATCCGGTTCGACGTCTTCGACGTCAGTTGCCAGGGCTCCGGGCCGGGGCCCCACGCCAAGGCGAGGCCGTTCATCGACGAGGACCGGGTGATGGGCAACGTCCATCACCTCCTGCGGAACCGCGAGAACATCCGGCAGCTCACGATCTCGGTCTCCGGCCCGTTCATGCCGGAGGCGCAGGTCGAGGACCTCCGGAGGGCGTGCGAGCGGCACGGGGCCCATCTCGACCGTCGCGACCTCCACGACCGGGCCGGGCTGTTGAAGGTGGGCCGCCGGCGGACGGCGGTCGGCGGCCCATTCCGCTGCGGCAAGCATGACTTCCGGAAGCCCGTCCTGCTGCCCGGGGGCGACCTGAGCCTCTGCTGCCAGGACTTCGCGCTGGAGCACATCATCGGCAACCTCCACGCGATGACGTTCGCGCGGATCCTCGAGGAGTCGCCGCTGCGTCGCCGCGTGCTCTCGGTGGCGGACGGCGTCGCGACCGACGACGGCCTCTCCTGCTATCGCTGCGAGTTCTGCATCCCGACCCGGGTGGCCGCCCCGCAACCGGATTGA
- a CDS encoding protoporphyrinogen/coproporphyrinogen oxidase, producing MTASTWTSNPPGPPPPARPSAPHKIVGLGLGGLGCALALHEKGIPFEAIEKEARPGGLARSERIDGFRFDHGPHVLLGIPDELAPLFDRLDLDLMSCSCGSAIALEEPRLMVPAPFQRHLSHLPWRRRWSIVSELVRARLSRRPPSKSYRDFAIASNGRTIFELFLGRYESKRLRFDLADMPPDWTRRLVPPRLLSVLQGPPRPAAPSTPCGDGSFLYPRSGIEQLPRALGRLLPPGCCRYNLELVAIDLRARRIAFRDGSHDHFDSLTLSLPLPAIVQLIKDPPAEVRDAAAELSYASIYVVSLGVRGRAACPGCIIRYPDPRVDFYRITSPTAYIPGGAPDGCTSLMVELSHHHSRYPVGPDEALHRCLSGLERLGVLGPETSLVTHHTRPIPYAHIVSTHRSPAAIRFLRSFLAGHSIHLCGKYGYWEDMLMPQAILSGMRAAEAIARPRAR from the coding sequence ATGACCGCCTCCACATGGACCTCGAACCCGCCCGGCCCGCCGCCCCCGGCCCGGCCGTCGGCCCCGCACAAGATCGTGGGGCTGGGCCTGGGCGGCCTCGGCTGTGCCCTCGCGCTCCACGAGAAGGGCATCCCCTTCGAGGCGATCGAGAAGGAGGCCCGCCCGGGCGGCCTCGCCCGCAGCGAGCGGATCGACGGATTCCGGTTCGATCACGGGCCCCACGTGCTGCTGGGGATACCGGACGAGCTCGCCCCGCTCTTCGACCGACTCGACCTCGACCTGATGAGCTGCTCGTGCGGCTCGGCGATCGCCCTGGAAGAACCCCGGCTCATGGTCCCGGCGCCGTTCCAGCGACACCTGAGCCACCTCCCCTGGCGCCGCCGGTGGAGCATCGTCTCGGAGCTGGTCCGGGCCCGGCTGTCCCGCCGTCCCCCTTCGAAGAGCTACCGGGACTTCGCCATCGCCAGCAACGGCCGGACCATCTTCGAGCTGTTCCTCGGGCGCTACGAATCGAAGCGCCTGCGGTTCGACCTGGCGGACATGCCCCCGGACTGGACCCGACGGCTCGTGCCGCCGCGCCTCCTGTCGGTCCTCCAGGGCCCGCCGCGGCCCGCGGCCCCCTCGACGCCGTGCGGCGATGGATCGTTCCTCTATCCGAGGTCGGGCATCGAGCAACTGCCCCGAGCCCTCGGTCGCCTGCTCCCCCCCGGATGCTGCCGCTACAACCTGGAGCTGGTCGCGATCGACCTGAGGGCGCGGCGGATCGCGTTCCGGGACGGCAGCCACGACCACTTCGACTCGCTCACCCTCTCGCTCCCGCTGCCCGCGATCGTCCAGCTCATCAAGGATCCCCCGGCCGAGGTCCGGGACGCCGCGGCCGAGCTCTCGTACGCGTCGATCTACGTGGTGAGCCTCGGCGTCAGGGGGCGGGCGGCCTGCCCGGGCTGCATCATCCGATACCCCGATCCGCGGGTCGACTTCTACCGCATCACGAGTCCGACGGCCTACATCCCCGGGGGTGCGCCCGACGGCTGCACCTCGCTCATGGTCGAGCTGAGCCATCACCACAGCCGCTACCCGGTCGGCCCCGACGAGGCCTTGCACCGATGCCTCTCCGGCCTGGAGCGCCTGGGAGTCCTCGGCCCGGAGACGTCCCTGGTCACCCACCACACGCGCCCGATCCCATACGCCCACATCGTCTCCACCCATCGGAGCCCGGCCGCGATCCGGTTCCTGCGGTCGTTCCTGGCCGGCCACTCGATCCACCTCTGCGGCAAGTATGGCTACTGGGAGGACATGCTCATGCCGCAGGCCATCCTCTCCGGCATGCGCGCCGCCGAGGCTATCGCGCGTCCCCGGGCACGCTGA
- a CDS encoding radical SAM protein, which produces MATGEPLLDRLFVVAVRKRLINNTPFDVYKLASSYGEGTSAVVDLRREPEALELPPCREAFVFLETAGTWMCFDWDVPRMAAVLGRLDRGRGRLTVVGPQARALREALGLDFRAVSSLAFEEAIRPGSGESPAAIAPAFVADGLDSLYNGECRDGTRIALGSTFSVYHSMNCPMECPFCFYSPRTRHKQVGFAELMGDLGRIIAAGRTHFYFMDPIFPLNDPRCRQLLDLREATGVPFTYSCQISPNLLERPNLERLRATGCRVVIVGIENQELIASKGSIRRALDGVGRLRDLDMSPMLFFLIDGRNEVERLVDAFRDCPFRYGVLNHAFASDLSLPSIERGFEEKRRLADANRGLIERLQRSPDFLGRQGAAGDGSPPRQAPAPDHGRDPNPRPGRVAPGAGARAE; this is translated from the coding sequence ATGGCGACCGGGGAGCCGCTCCTGGACAGGCTATTCGTCGTGGCCGTCCGGAAACGCCTGATCAACAACACGCCGTTCGACGTCTACAAGCTGGCGTCGTCCTATGGCGAGGGCACGTCGGCCGTCGTCGACCTCCGCCGGGAGCCCGAGGCCCTCGAACTGCCCCCGTGCCGGGAGGCCTTCGTCTTCCTGGAGACCGCCGGGACCTGGATGTGCTTCGACTGGGACGTCCCGAGGATGGCCGCGGTCCTGGGCCGCCTCGATCGGGGCCGCGGACGGCTCACGGTGGTGGGGCCCCAGGCACGCGCCCTCCGCGAGGCGCTCGGCCTGGACTTCCGGGCCGTGTCGAGCCTCGCGTTCGAGGAGGCGATCCGACCCGGGTCCGGGGAATCACCCGCCGCGATCGCCCCGGCTTTCGTTGCCGACGGGCTGGACTCCCTGTACAACGGGGAGTGCCGGGACGGCACGCGGATCGCCCTGGGGAGCACGTTCTCGGTCTACCACTCGATGAACTGCCCGATGGAATGCCCGTTCTGCTTCTATTCCCCGCGGACGCGACACAAGCAGGTCGGATTCGCGGAGCTGATGGGGGATCTGGGGCGGATCATCGCCGCCGGCCGGACGCATTTCTATTTCATGGACCCGATCTTCCCGCTCAACGACCCGCGATGCCGCCAGCTCCTCGACCTCCGCGAGGCGACCGGGGTGCCGTTCACCTATTCCTGCCAGATCTCGCCGAACCTCCTGGAGCGGCCCAACCTCGAGCGCCTCCGGGCCACCGGCTGCCGGGTCGTGATCGTCGGGATCGAGAACCAGGAGCTCATCGCCTCCAAGGGCAGCATCCGGCGCGCCCTCGACGGCGTCGGCCGCCTCCGGGACCTGGACATGTCGCCCATGCTCTTCTTCCTGATCGACGGCAGGAACGAGGTCGAGCGTCTGGTGGACGCATTCCGCGACTGCCCGTTCCGCTACGGCGTGCTGAATCACGCCTTCGCGAGCGACCTCTCGCTCCCCTCGATCGAGCGGGGCTTCGAGGAGAAGCGTCGGCTCGCCGACGCCAACCGCGGGCTCATCGAGAGGTTGCAGCGGTCGCCCGATTTCCTGGGCCGCCAGGGGGCCGCGGGCGACGGCTCCCCGCCCCGGCAGGCCCCGGCGCCCGACCACGGCCGAGACCCGAACCCTCGCCCCGGCCGCGTGGCCCCGGGGGCCGGCGCCCGCGCCGAGTGA
- a CDS encoding papain-like cysteine protease family protein has product MGVHSSSQQPYLVDHIRQEKPNSCWHASARMLYGFWNQACINPLPADYDADQGLTAQQFIDLASNLGLSTLPRVNQSYGWTWMRDALNSYGPIWAAGQWNGPNHIVVITGVDSDGTLYVNDPAYPSPVIRNMGWFNQKIDKNVDIPMMYLAQ; this is encoded by the coding sequence GTGGGAGTCCACAGCTCGTCGCAACAGCCTTACCTGGTCGATCACATCCGCCAGGAGAAGCCGAACTCGTGCTGGCACGCATCGGCCCGGATGCTCTACGGATTCTGGAATCAGGCGTGCATCAACCCCCTCCCGGCCGATTACGACGCGGATCAGGGCCTGACGGCCCAGCAGTTCATCGACCTGGCGAGCAACCTGGGCCTGAGCACCTTGCCGCGGGTCAACCAGAGCTATGGCTGGACCTGGATGAGGGACGCCCTGAACAGCTACGGCCCCATCTGGGCCGCCGGCCAGTGGAATGGGCCCAACCATATCGTGGTGATCACGGGCGTCGACAGCGACGGCACGCTCTACGTGAACGACCCGGCGTACCCGAGCCCCGTCATCCGGAACATGGGCTGGTTCAACCAGAAGATCGACAAGAATGTTGACATACCCATGATGTACCTCGCGCAGTGA